The nucleotide window TCAACCCACCGGTGAAGACTAGCGGCCTAAACAAATGGAGGGCAGAacgtagattgggatctactagttgatctctgggtgatttgcagtagattggcaagagtTTAATTCCAAATGATATAACAATAGAAAGAACTAAAAGCTGCCCCCCTCCATTAGACTGCtctaatgaagaaagcttggggagaAACCAAGTGTGAATCTTCTGTTTGGAAGGAATGTGGGCTCAGTTCTCATACTGAATTAACCCTTAATTGTGAATATACaaaagccccagccagccagccacacaccATTTTACATCTGGCTGGTTGGTGAACCTTGAGAtccttgtaaaaataaaaattcaagtaGTTCCACCAAGCCTGGAGTCTGCCCAACTCAGAGTCAGACTGGTGTTCCATCTAATTAGAGCTGGTTGGGTGCTTTGGGGAAGCTCGAAAACAGCGTGAAGGCAGGAGGCCTCCCATATTGTTTGTCCTTAACATCAGGTGTTCAGTAGCAGGCAATCTCTGTTTCTGTCTATCGTAGTTGACAGCCACCCTCTGTTTAATTTAAggaatcctttctttctttttaaaaaaacagtcatTATTGCACCATTATGTGTCAAAGATTCTGACTTCCCGCTACCTGTTCGTTTGATGTATGGGGGTGACATGGCTTGCTTTGCGGTAATCCCTTTTCCTGTCCTCCGCATCTCCCTTACTGCTGGGTCTCCAGATCCATACCCTTACCTTTGGACTTCCTTCTCTTCCAGTGGCTCTCCCATGGTGCTGACTCCAACGGGAGTGGGGTGTCTGTTCTCTTGGAACTGGCCAGGCTGTTCTCTCGCCTCTACACATACAAACGGACCCACGCTGGGTAAGAAAGGTGTGGTGGTAGGAGGCAGTTTCTCTTTGGGGAGGCCTTTTACTGAAAATGGGTGTGCATTGACCAATCTTGAGTTTAAGCATCCTCTCTATTCCTTACACTCAAATAATACAGGTATAATCTTCTGCTCTTTGCATCTGGAGGTGGCAAGTTTAATTATCAAGGGACCAAGAGGTGGCTGGAAGACAACTTGGATCACACAGGTGGGACGGGTTTATTATATTCCCACATATGTTTAGGAGAgtctaggggggggggggtgttggctTTACTTATGAGGTGACCAGGAAGAAAGACAAAGATGTTAGCTGGGTGTCTGTGAATCTGTATTGAGGGAGTGAGACTGTTCgctcatttgtagatatgggtaGGTAAGCCCTGAATAATGGCTAGCTAATTAGCTTATGTTGCTAGCCCTAGTCTTAACTGACAGCCATGCACTTTTTTGTGCTGTATAAGCAAGAGCATGCAGAGAGTGTTCCCTCCTTGCATGCTTCATGATCCTTTGAAGTCCCCAAACCATAATAATTTCATAACCCTGTCTGTGCCTTTATTTCAGATTCCAGTTTGCTGCAGGACAATGTGGCGTTTGTCCTCTGCCTGGACACTCTGGGGAGAGGGAACAGCCTTCACCTGCACGTCTCAAAGCCTCCAAAGGAGGGGACTCTGCAGCATGCTTTTCTGAAGGAGTTGGAACAGGTAAGCAAGGGGAATGGGGTTTGTCgagacagtggcagcagcagcagcagcagcaggtgaactCAGAAAGGCAGCTAGTGTGCCTCTCTGGCATCATGTCCCACTCTGGCTAACAAGAACTCCTTCTGGGGAAAATAAGGCAGAGGTCCTTATAACCAGCATGTTCCTTAAAGCAGTCGAAGAATAAACAATCACTCCACTTGCTGGCAGTTAAAGAAATAACCACAGTCTCAAGAACTTGTATACTTAAACTTGTGTgctttaggtcagccttccccaacctagtgccctccaaatgtgttgggctacaagtcccatcaacccctgcCTTTTAAATATTCCAGTTCCTTTGCACCATCATTCAGTATTACAGTGTGTTGTTGTTCCCTCTGCTTCTATCTTCAGGTTGCAAGTCTTGTTTTGTATATAACCAAAACAGTACTACCCAATGCCCAAGTGGGAGGTATCGACAGGCTTGGGGGAGCCCCAAGGTTTACAGTAGTATAAAATCCCTAAAGgttggtgacccccccccccaagagtccTGTGAGGACTGATCAGCCATGGATAGTTGAAGTGGATAGTTGATAGTTGAACCTGGAAGTGGGGATGGAACAAGGTGACTGTGatcctgaacagcagcactccaggttgtaacattttgttgcaggtcccacttgctaTTTCATTTACATCCTGCCCTTTTAtaacaaagtggcttacaaaaataagagTGGTAAAAAACACAGTCTAAAAATTAAATCAGCAACAATTAAATagaaacaatgaagagtcttgtggcaccttaaatatgAACAAATATGTTGTGGCATAAGCTTAGTGGTCTGCAGGCTACTTCATCAAATGCCAGGTGCACTTACACCTAATGAAGTGGGCTTTAGTCCAgaaaagcttgtgccataataaatttgttgctctttaaggtgccacaagcagGTCGCAATAGTGCCACATATGCTTCTTTCAGGAGGCTGTTCTACATCGGCAGTGCCACATAGCAGTAGGCCTCAGGAATGGGGTCTGAAGGAAGGCCCCTGTGATGGAACAGAAGTCCTGGACAGGCTCATACAGGCTGGGAGATGCAAACTGTAGCCCCTATGAGGCTGTTCTGAAGGAAGCTGGAGATGAGTTGCGTAATGGCTGAACTCCCTTGTTTTGCATCCCCAGGTAGTCGCCAGCCAGTTTCCAGAGGTGCGGTTCTCCATGGTGCACAAAAAAATCAACCTGGCAGAAGACATGCTGGCTTGGGAGCACGAGCGCTTTGCCATCCGGCGGCTGCCAGCCTTCACAGTTTCCCACCTCGAGAGTCACCGAGACGGCCTGCGCAACAGCATCATGGACGTGAGGTCAGCTGCTGGGTGAGGAGGCTGCAATAAGGTGCTGGGAATGGGGAGCCGGGGAGAGTTCCCTGCTGCTTTTCTACTCTCGTGTTCTGGCAAGGAAATGGCCTTTGCTGTCGAGCGTTAGAAAGTGAAGcctgatctattattattatttatttatttatttatttatttatttatttagcaccatcaatgtacatctctTGGGCTACTTGTTCTCTAGCAGATGTCTTTCACCTCCCCCAGAATCTTGCCTGGTGTGGTTCAAGCGGGATCTAAAAGAAAAGCCGTGCCAGATCTGACGAAAGGTCCAAATAACCCAGCACCCTGTTTCTAACGGGCTGGCTGGAATGTCActgggaaggccacaagcaggagCAGCAAGGCGACAGCTTTCCCTGTTAGCCATCGATAAACCTGTCCCTAGGCTGGCCAGAGGGGgaagacgacagggctcctgcactgaGTAGAAGAGGGAGTTTGTTGTGCAGGCTACCCCCACTGAAGTTCCCTCTTTAACACCAAGGATGTGCAGATcttaggcttgcaggatctactttgcttttcaTCAGTATCTCCAGGTCCACCGGATGGAGCCAGGCGCAAAATACTGTTTCAAGCAGGCAGAAATAGAATTGCAAACAAAGTGCCTCTGAACATAACCTCAGCtggggaatttgttttcagtagcaGAACTGGAGCTCATGCGCAAATCCTTTCACTCTCAAATCTACTCCTATCTTGATTTTAGCAGCCTAACGAAGGCTTTCTGTTGTCATTACTATGAAACCATGGGGAGTGGGAAACTCTTGGTGTGATCCACTGATCATCACTTGGAGATCTACCAGTAAATCCCAACCTACCTTCTGCCAGCCTGGCCTGTACATAACACGTGCcggagctctgtcctcttctgCATTTAGCCACCCCTACTTGCCCCAATGAATTTTTCTAATTCCTTAGCAAGaactgctttgctggatcaggtccaaagtccatctagtcctgcgtGTTGCTTCCTGCAGCAGCCAGTCAGACGACTCTGGGGAAACCCACATGAAGGTATCTGGCACCCTGCCTCTGAACAGGGGGTTGCAtttagcatttgtttgtttgtttatttatttatttatttatttatttattacacttctataccaccccatagacgaagcgctctgggcggtttacaaaagtttaaacaatgaacattaaaaacagatatacaaaatttaaaaccaccaaaatagGCTCTTGGCAGCCAAATTCATGGGGAAGGGGatgtctgtattttttaaaaatgcccacaTTGATGGCTGTTGCCACTTCTTGTGACAGTGAGTTCCACAAGTTCTGGCTGAGAAGGGAGGCTACATGGCTGGATGCACATTGATCTGGCAGTGCAGAGCTGGTCTGTATCTCTCCTTCCCTGTCTTACTCCCCCTCCTATCTTGGCGAAAGGCAGAGCAGCGGTGGCTGCTTTTTTGTATGAAAAGCTTGTTATTTTTCTCTTCATGTGGGGGCTGTTACATATCGATGCCTTGTCATGTGAAAATGAAGTAGCAATGTCCTGTGGGGAGGACCTCAGCCTGTCAAACTGGCCTTAAACCTTAGTGTGAAGGGGCTTAAATTCGTTCTTAAAGTTGAGGAGGGCAATGGAGGTGATAGAATTCTGGACTGCACCATCTAGATTGTGGGTGGGAGTCATTTAATGCTCCTTGCATGTTGTAAACTAGCATATTGGGAGAAAGGTTTAGCTCTCCCTGCTGCACTAATTTTCTAAAAGCAGGGAGCTTTCCGTGTGGATGGGCATTCCAAAATACGGCAGGCACCCAAGTGGTATCACCCAGAATTCTGCCACCTCACTCTGCATAATATGTAGATCAGCTAGTTGTTAAAGTGAAGTTTTGGAAGAGAGGATACAAATATGTTGGAACATTTGTGTGCTTGCCAAAATCTCCCAAAGAAGTATCTACCCTTTCCCTACCATGTTTTACATGGGTGGGTGTCCCTCCTTGTCAGTACCTGTTGAAGGGAGACATCCTACCAGCATGCGTGCCTTGTAATGTTCCTCTCAGCTGCATAACTTGAAGGTCCAGGTTTGCTAAATGCACACCAGACTGTCCTGCAAACCCAGCTTCCTGATCTTCGTCGTGTGGGCCTTGCTTCCTTTTGAGAGAAGACATTAAGTTTCAAGCTTCCTTCTTCTAAAGACAACAGGCAGGCTGTTGAGATTTTAAGATGTTGGGAGAGGtattgcaataacatgccgtacctttttagcccctgagtgtactctgtgattttagatggatttgttgatataattgttttgaactctgactctctagatgttggtagttttaatgtgttaacatattttTGTTAAcaatgtttgttaaatgtactgttggtattggtcaatgaccgtaataaaatatattcgaAGATGTTGGGAGCAAGTTGGACCTGGCTGACAGCAGAAGCCCGTTTGATGCATGTTCTAAATAGAAACCTTGAGGCAGCTGCTTGAACTGTGATGACGTAGATATCTTTGCCCCATCAAATCTCTACTCCACCTTCTCCCACCAAAAGAAAGGTAGTTTTGACACAGCTGTTGCCTTTCCCCTTACAGAGCCCGGGTGGACCCCAAAATACTGACTCGCAACACCCGCATCATTATGGAGGCATTGACAAGGGTAATCTACAACCTAACAGAGAAGGTAAATCTTTTCTACAACTGCTCTCCCCTGGCCAGCTTATGCTAACTGCAGCTGCCAGCTACAGCAAAGGTAAAGGTGGCTCTTGGCATGATCAGCTGACTGGCTTGTTTAGCTCCTCCCCTCCCAGAACTGTCACGCCCTAGCAGACGTCCCACCCACCCGGctgcagccagagggggagatgGGGCTGCACGGCTTACTTTATTGGCTCTACTGAGGGAACTGCTGCCTTTTGGCTCCTCTCCTCCTTGAACTGCCTCTAGTCCAGCTGTTTGTTATCATACATGTTAGCAGTTCACTTGGATGCTGAGTTGTGGAGGCTAAGTTTGCAGAAGTAGGGGAAAGAACATTTAGGACAAAACCCCCAAAGGTGCAACTAAACAACCCAATGAGGATTGAATGCTCTCAGTCGCCACAGAATGCTACTGTTGAGGGGTGGGGAATAAAAAATAGGAAGGGGGgcagagaatggaatggagtatcctgaaagcCAGCCATTGCTGGCTGGCTGACGCACTGAATAGGAGCAGTGCAACATTCCGTTGCAAGTCACACATGTAAAAACGATTACGATGCCTGAGTGTGCTTGttgtcctttcccctcccccatccctttttccttttgagtTGCAAAGTTGCAAGCCTGCCGGCAGTGATGGTCttatcttttaatctttgtacaatacctatttataaataaaaatttataaataaatcatgttCAGGCTTCTCCGttgtctctcctttctctctccttcactAGGGAGTACCTGCTGACCTCCAGATCTTCACAGAGCAGATGGTAAGCATGCCTAGTTGATGGGATCTACTGCTGTGGGGCAGGGAGGAGCtggagggctgtgtgtgtggtgggttttAGCCTGCAGAACAGGCCGACTGCCTCTCGgtttcttccctgcttctgcagcAGATCCAGCAGGAACAGATGGAGTCCGTGATGGACTGGCTCACCAGCCAGCCCAGGGCTGCCCAGTTGGTTGACAAAGACAGCACTTTTATCAACACATTAGAGTATTACATGAGCCGCTACTTGAAAGATGTCAAGCAGCATCACGTGAAGGCAGACAAACGGTAAGGGTGGGCAGAGAAGAGGTCCTCCTGGGTGCTGAATGCGCTACTCTTTTAATCTTACCCGCGTTGTGGTGCTCTTTTCCACTGTTACTGCCCTCAATATTTCCTCGTGTGTGATCACAGACAATGTTGAATTGCCCCAGCTGGAGGCCAGGATTatgggtggtggggagaaattGGCCCAGCAAAACATGTTCGGTCAGGGTTAGGCAACCTTGTTGGGCCATGAGCACATGTGGCAATTTGAGGTGTGGCAAAAGACCAGTaatctgcccaaaagactgagttcaAGGCAGAAGTGGAGTTTGAGCCCTAACACGCTAAACTACTCCTTTGAGCCCTTCATTTCCAGCACTGACAGAAACCCATTTCACCGCAAAATGTGTTCATTTAAAAAGCAGTCATGGGGTTGGGGGGCACCTTAGTAGGAGGCAAGAAACCTTCCCAGGGGCGCATTGCCTCCCCCTGCTCTTGTATTGAGGCCTTGAACAGAAGTTTCTCTCTGGCTACCTtaaccttatagaatcatagaatagcagagttggaaggggcctacaaggccatcgagtccaaccccctgctcaatgcaggaatccaccctgaagcatccctgacagaaggttgtccagctgcctctagggtgggagagcccacaacctcaccaggcaactgattccactgtcgtactgctctaacagtcaggaagttttttccttcCCCACCACCTTCCTTTTGGCCTTCTATTTCCTTGCAGAATGTGACTTTTGGTTTGCTTGTGCCTTCTCAACGGCGGCCCCTCATTTCTGGAAGTCCCTCCCCAGGATACGGTcggccccttatttatttatttatttaaagcatttttatagcgctgcctcaccatttctggcatcgaggcgctttacaataacatttaaaacaattccattaaaaccctcaacccacattaaaacaattccattaaaaccctcccTGCTCATTTCCAGGCGAGCCCTTAAGACTTTTTAAATTTCAAGTCGCCTTTAGCTAAAGAGAGTATTTAGTCTTCCTTGTTGAGGTTTTCCACTTTTTTCCCTTATCTGGCTGGCTTGAATGTGTATTTGAATGTTTAGATTATTTTTTTCCTGTGCTCTGTAACTcactttggctttttaaaatttcgaCATGTGGCCTAgaagtataaatcaaataatatcCAAATTTGTGGTGCAGTGCTTCCTCTGGCCACAGTATTCCTAGAAGGTCTTTTCGGGAGGCATGTTGCTCTATTTTAATCCTGGTACATCTCAAGAACTTGAGTTTACCATTTTATGCAGGGACAGAGAAGTCACTGAATATTATGAGTGATCCTTTTAAGAAAATGTTAGGATTCATCTATATGGAATTAAATACTATAGTGCAGTTCTTGATCAGCATGAGATGAAATTGATAAGTAAACTTTGGCCAAAGTGTTCTTGCCAATTAAAATGACTAAATGCAGGTTCTTAaagggctgtaactcagtggtaaaGTCCCCACCACCTCCAGCTGGAAGGATGTAGCAGAGTCTGCTTGAACTGTTGGAGAACTGCTGACCGTCAGAGTAGGAAGTACTGGTGTAGATGGGCTCAGTAAAAGTAGCTTTATACGGTTACTTGAGGCAGGGTTatgttgctcagtggtagagcctccATGCATTTTATGcataagatcccaggttcaattgccAGTATTCCCGGTTAAAAGGGACAGGCAGCGAATgatgggaaatacctttttctgCCTGAGAACCACTGCCAGGGTAACACAGCACTGGGTGAGATGGATTAGTGGTTTGACTCGGTAGAGCAGGtacttcgcatgcagaaggctcTGTGTTTGATTTACGGTTCATCTCTGTTCAAAAGTATCTCAAGTagaaaggctgggaaagacctacTATTTTGACAGTGGCTCTCTAAGATCTCAGAGtagatggttattattattattattatttatttatttatatagcaccatcaatgtacatggtgctgtacagagtaaaacagtaaatagcaagactctgccgcataggcttacattctaataaaatcataatgaaacaataaggaggggaagagaatgcaaacaggcacagggtagggtaaacaggcacagggtagggtaaaactaacagtataaagtccgcacaacatcaagttttaaaagttctaGGTtccagatgggccaatggtctaagTAGGTATATGGTAGCCTTGTGCTCTTTTATGTTGTACCTCTAAAAATCACAACTATGTTTAAACATTAAattcttccatttccccctctctttccttTATAAAACAAATTTACAGGGATCCTGAGTTTGTTTTCTACGACCAGTTGAAGCAAGTCATGAATGCCTATAGGTAAGCACGAGTGGCCTTATTTTGTGGTCTGTCCTCTCCCGGCCATTGAGACTATAGGGATGAATGTTCTGGGGGCTTCAGGACGTGACAGATAGGGAGAAGAGCTATTAACGGACCTGTTCAGAcaggttaggcctctaacccttttgcagcaaagggttagtgagcgtgtttaaactgtggctatgtagcccccatggttaggaatggttcacatgacacgctaagccataatgtttagctcaaaatgcttaacgtgTCATCCAAGGAAAGAGTGGTGAAAGGTTTCTTctcaggctcctgcctgctttgACACAGGTCAAAGTTTTTCCTCTGCTTTGCAGTTGGAAAAAGTTGATCCTCTTTTAAGGGACAGGTGTTGAGTCTTTAGCAGCCAGGAAGAAGCCACCAGGAAGgtccccctttctctcttgcaCACAAGCACACATGATCTGGAAGTAGAGGGTGAGAAGCTGACCTTCCCAAGGCTGGCTGGTATGTCTGATCCAGAGCACATTCAAGACTCTGCACAAAATCTGGAGGCAGGATCTTGGGAATTAGATAGTTGTCTCCCCTTTGATGAGGAGACACCCTGAGAATAGGTCTTTCTAAGTAGCCCCCACACAACCAAAGGGCTTGAGGAAAGGCACCATAAAGTAGCAGCAAAAAAGGAAACACACTctggtgctaaaaaaaaaaagagagagagagagagaaaagaagttaTTGCACTTAATGAATTTTGGAGATGTCTGCTTCTTCAGGAGCTCTCAAtcaaaaaaataaattgaaagtaAGAATAGTACCTTCAGGCACATACCCCTCTGCAAAGGGTGGCTTGGTATTCCGGATCCTTTTTCACTTTTAAGCCTTCTCTCAGTGGAAGCATGAAATTGCGTACGTGTAACTTCAAGTAACTCCGTGCATGAACATGATATTTTTCAGAGTCAAGCCTGCCATCTTCGATCTCCTTTTGGCTCTCTGCATAGCAGCTTACCTTGGAGTGGCCTACGTAGCTGTCCAGGTGAGTGCTTGTTCCAGAAACTCTTCACAAAACTCTCTTCACAAATGCTGCGCTTTGCAAAGCGGCTGCCTTCTCTCCCCGCAatgttttttgaactttcaatGCTTCTTTTGCTATATTTTGAGAGTTGGGCCCCAGCCTCTAGTAGGCGTTTTCAGGATTGTTAGTCTTTTATTCAACTAGATTAACAAATGTGTACATAGCCATTTTAAAATTGCTAGTCCTCATGTCTACAGAGAAATGGTTGAAAACCTGCACCTAGTTTATGTTCAAGGGCTAGAGCTTGACTCCTCCATGACTTGCTGTCCTGCCCTCATAATCTCCAGCGCAGCTCTGGCTTGCCGGGAGAGCCCCATGCAGGCTCAGGCATGCTGCCAGGTACCGACAGTGAGGGGGGGGAATCCCTGTGGTTGTCCTCACACCCCGGCAGGAAGCAGAATTCTCATGGGAAGCGGATCTTTAAGACCCTTGGTCCCACCACAGAAGAAACAGGATCTCCCTCTCTGCCTTGCTTTTGTGAGCTGTCAGTGTGCAGAGAAAAAGATTGCAAGGGGGAACCAGTGCCACTATTCGGTGGGAGGACAGGGTGTAGACGGGGGATCAGCTGATCCGCACAGTTAGTTAATAGTCAAGTCatggttgatgatgatgatgatatttatatcccaccttttccccagtactgggactcaaggcggtttacaagattaaaacatgtacaattaaaacatataaatataaattacaaaaggcaaatagagggagaaaacgtggaggcagtgacagactttgtatttctgggcgcaaagattactgcagacgctgactgcagccaggaaatcagaagacgttgacttcttgggaggagagcaatgacaaatcttgataaaatagttaagagcagagacaccacactgacaacaaaggtccgcatagttaaagcaatggtattccccgtagtaacctatggctgcgagagctggaccataaggaaggctgagcgaaggaagatagatgcttttgaactgtggtgttggaggaaaatgctgaga belongs to Elgaria multicarinata webbii isolate HBS135686 ecotype San Diego chromosome 23, rElgMul1.1.pri, whole genome shotgun sequence and includes:
- the NCLN gene encoding BOS complex subunit NCLN isoform X4, yielding MLEEAGEEVLGSVLLKASCLPLSFLLVLPAVLLLLLGPPPASAAHEFTVYRMQQYELGGQPYGTRNAVLNTEARTVEADVLSRRCVMMRLMDFSYEQYQKALRQSAGAVVIILPQRMSSVPQDVIRQFMEIEPEMLAMETIVPVYFAEEDEELLSIYEQTQAASASQGSASAAEVLLHTATANGFQMVTSGAQSKAVSDWLITSVEGRLTGLGGEDLPTIVVVAHYDSFGVAPWLSHGADSNGSGVSVLLELARLFSRLYTYKRTHAGYNLLLFASGGGKFNYQGTKRWLEDNLDHTDSSLLQDNVAFVLCLDTLGRGNSLHLHVSKPPKEGTLQHAFLKELEQVVASQFPEVRFSMVHKKINLAEDMLAWEHERFAIRRLPAFTVSHLESHRDGLRNSIMDVRARVDPKILTRNTRIIMEALTRVIYNLTEKGVPADLQIFTEQMIQQEQMESVMDWLTSQPRAAQLVDKDSTFINTLEYYMSRYLKDVKQHHVKADKRDPEFVFYDQLKQVMNAYRVKPAIFDLLLALCIAAYLGVAYVAVQHFSLLYKLVQRLSLKSKQQ
- the NCLN gene encoding BOS complex subunit NCLN isoform X3, which encodes MLEEAGEEVLGSVLLKASCLPLSFLLVLPAVLLLLLGPPPASAAHEFTVYRMQQYELGGQPYGTRNAVLNTEARTVEADVLSRRCVMMRLMDFSYEQYQKALRQSAGAVVIILPQRMSSVPQDVIRQFMEIEPEMLAMETIVPVYFAEEDEELLSIYEQTQAASASQGSASAAEVLLHTATANGFQMVTSGAQSKAVSDWLITSVEGRLTGLGGEDLPTIVVVAHYDSFGVAPWLSHGADSNGSGVSVLLELARLFSRLYTYKRTHAGYNLLLFASGGGKFNYQGTKRWLEDNLDHTDSSLLQDNVAFVLCLDTLGRGNSLHLHVSKPPKEGTLQHAFLKELEQVVASQFPEVRFSMVHKKINLAEDMLAWEHERFAIRRLPAFTVSHLESHRDGLRNSIMDVRARVDPKILTRNTRIIMEALTRVIYNLTEKGVPADLQIFTEQMQIQQEQMESVMDWLTSQPRAAQLVDKDSTFINTLEYYMSRYLKDVKQHHVKADKRDPEFVFYDQLKQVMNAYRVKPAIFDLLLALCIAAYLGVAYVAVQHFSLLYKLVQRLSLKSKQQ
- the NCLN gene encoding BOS complex subunit NCLN isoform X2; protein product: MLEEAGEEVLGSVLLKASCLPLSFLLVLPAVLLLLLGPPPASAAHEFTVYRMQQYELGGQPYGTRNAVLNTEARTVEADVLSRRCVMMRLMDFSYEQYQKALRQSAGAVVIILPQRMSSVPQDVIRQFMEIEPEMLAMETIVPVYFAEEDEELLSIYEQTQAASASQGSASAAEVLLHTATANGFQMVTSGAQSKAVSDWLITSVEGRLTGLGGEDLPTIVVVAHYDSFGVAPWLSHGADSNGSGVSVLLELARLFSRLYTYKRTHAGYNLLLFASGGGKFNYQGTKRWLEDNLDHTDSSLLQDNVAFVLCLDTLGRGNSLHLHVSKPPKEGTLQHAFLKELEQVVASQFPEVRFSMVHKKINLAEDMLAWEHERFAIRRLPAFTVSHLESHRDGLRNSIMDVRSAAGARVDPKILTRNTRIIMEALTRVIYNLTEKGVPADLQIFTEQMIQQEQMESVMDWLTSQPRAAQLVDKDSTFINTLEYYMSRYLKDVKQHHVKADKRDPEFVFYDQLKQVMNAYRVKPAIFDLLLALCIAAYLGVAYVAVQHFSLLYKLVQRLSLKSKQQ
- the NCLN gene encoding BOS complex subunit NCLN isoform X1, with amino-acid sequence MLEEAGEEVLGSVLLKASCLPLSFLLVLPAVLLLLLGPPPASAAHEFTVYRMQQYELGGQPYGTRNAVLNTEARTVEADVLSRRCVMMRLMDFSYEQYQKALRQSAGAVVIILPQRMSSVPQDVIRQFMEIEPEMLAMETIVPVYFAEEDEELLSIYEQTQAASASQGSASAAEVLLHTATANGFQMVTSGAQSKAVSDWLITSVEGRLTGLGGEDLPTIVVVAHYDSFGVAPWLSHGADSNGSGVSVLLELARLFSRLYTYKRTHAGYNLLLFASGGGKFNYQGTKRWLEDNLDHTDSSLLQDNVAFVLCLDTLGRGNSLHLHVSKPPKEGTLQHAFLKELEQVVASQFPEVRFSMVHKKINLAEDMLAWEHERFAIRRLPAFTVSHLESHRDGLRNSIMDVRSAAGARVDPKILTRNTRIIMEALTRVIYNLTEKGVPADLQIFTEQMQIQQEQMESVMDWLTSQPRAAQLVDKDSTFINTLEYYMSRYLKDVKQHHVKADKRDPEFVFYDQLKQVMNAYRVKPAIFDLLLALCIAAYLGVAYVAVQHFSLLYKLVQRLSLKSKQQ